TCAATGTATCGTTCGAAGAGAACTACGACAGGGAAAAGGCATTACGAAAAGTTGACGAAATTTATAATACTTTGATGCAAATATTTGAAACGTCAGATAAAACTGGTCGTCCAACCAATTTTATCGCAGACGAACTCGCACGTGAGCGTATTGCAGCGGCCAAAAAATCGAGTTAACTGCCAAAGTACGCCCGTGCACGATAACAAAGCCCGCTTAGCGGGCTTTGTTATTTGCCCACTCAATCACTTTGCCAATCACAGCTTCAAGTATCGGCTGGACGCGTTTGGCTTTATGTCCGTTCCATTGAATCTCGGATTCATCTAGGTATGTCCGCCACGAAAGTTCAAGTTGTACCGCATGTATGTTTTGCTCTGGCTTCCCATAGTGCCTTGTAATATAGCCACCTTTAAAACGCCCGTTAAACACCGTAGAAAACTCGCTGGTCGGAACTGAGGCGATGGCTGTTAATAAGCTGCGCTCACAACTTTGGCCATCATTATTGCCAAAATTGAGATCAGGCAGACGTCCCTCAAAAAATCTTGGCACCTCCGAGGCTATGGAGTGGGCTTCAAATAGCACGGCAACCCCAAATTTCGACCGGATTTCCGCAAGAGTGTCCGACAATGCCTGATGGTACGGTTGCCAATAGGCGTTAATACGCGCTTGCCGCTCTGCGGCGTCAGGTTCCTGGTTTGGTAGATACAAAGGTTTTTTTCGAAAACTGTCCAAGGGAACCAGGCCGGTTGTGTCCATACCCGGATACAACGGAGCGTCATCGACCGGTCGGTTTAAATCGATCACATAGCGGGAATAGAACGGTCGAATCATGTAACAGCCGAGATATTGCGCAAATTGATAAAGCCGTGAGACATACCAATCCGTATCGCGAGAACTTCTCCCCTCCTCCGTCATATGGCTCGCAATTGATTCGGGTATTTGAAATCCGTCATGCGGCATCGATATCAGTACAGGATTCGAACCCAATATAAGTTCATAAATCTGACTCATTGCGTCTCCTCCAACGCTGAATACAGCTCTGCACCTCGTCCTTTTCAGGGTATACTTCCGCCGGCACCGGCTCGCTCACCCAAGGTGTTATGACATCGAAATGCCCAATGCGTATCGGTGACTCAAAAGCCCAGTGCAGTCGTTCTGACAGTTTCTCGCCCTGCCTTAATTTTTGTAGCGCAACGTGTTTGGCTTGAATATTTAGTTGCCGACAACAGTCTTGAAAGAATTGCCATAATGCTCCGACTGAGCGCTCAACAGCAGTTGGCGAAAGTAAAATGCCTTTTTGGGGCTGTGCGACCCATGACAAAACAGTACTTGCTACAACATCGGGATGCACATACCAGCGCCGAGCGTTTGGGTCGGTTATCACGCATTGGCCAGGATTTTCTGCCCAAAGACGCAAAACGCTGCCTCGACTTGCAAGCACATTGCAAAGTCTCAGCACTGCGACATTGGCCTCAGTGGCGCGCATGTATTCAACGACCAGTTGCTCCGAAGCCCACTTGCTCAAACCGAGCCAGCTTACGGGCTCGACCGATTTGTCTGTCGAGATGTGCAGAATGTTTGGAACACCATGTTGCGCGCATGCGTTCAACAGTTTTTCTGTCGATATGACGTTATTGCGCCACGCCGCGGCTGGTTGAGATTCAAGAAATGGCACATCTTTGTATGCCGCACAATGGATCACCCACTGACAGCCTTCAAGATAAGCACGCCACCTTTCGGTACTGTGCACATCAGCAAGCACCGGCTCAATACCTTCAAGAGTTTGTGTCAGCCGATAAAGCCGTTGTTCATCCCAGTCAAGTGCAACCACTTCCAAACCGACTTTGCATAACGAGCGTGCCAATAGACACCCGATGCTGCCAGCCGCGCCAGTGATTAACACGCGCCCAGGAACTGATACAGACGCGCGTCGAGTCTCTGGAAACCACCCCCTGGATTGTTCAACTACCAACGCAAGCAACTCTTGCATACTAACTCGCTCAGGCTGAAATGTATCCTTCTGATTCAAGGTGCAAAATGATTCTTTGCACCGACTCCAAAACCGTCTCTTGTGACGTATCAATACTCAGCTCAGGCGACTCCGGCGCTTCGTACGGATCATCGATGCCGGTAAATTGCTTAATAAGGCCAGCGCGAGCTTTTGCATATAATCCTTTAGGGTCCCTCGCCTCACACACTTCAAGCGGGGTTGAAACATAGACTTCGACAAAACCGCCATACTCGGAGACCATCTTTCGAACAGCACGACGTGTTTCACGATAAGGGGCGATGGGTGCACAAATCGCAACTCCCCCCGCTTTGGTGATCTCTGCGGCGACAAAGCCAATGCGACGAATGTTGAGATCACGATGTGCTTTTGAAAAGCCGAGTTCACTAGAAAGGTTCTGACGAACAATATCTCCGTCCAAAAGCGTTACACTCCTTCCGCCAATCTCCAGCAATTTCTGCATCAGTGCATTGGCCAGTGTCGATTTCCCTGCCCCGGAAAGGCCGGTAAAAAAGACTGTATAACCTTGCCTGGCTCTCGGCCGAATTGTTCGCCGCAATTCTTTCACCACCTCCGGATAGGAGAACCATTCCGGGATTGGCAAGTCATTTTGTAGACGACGGCGAAACTCAGTGCCTGAGATGGACTCTATTTGATCGTCTTCAGTCACTTCGTCCACAGGCCGATATTCCGCTCGACTGCTGACATACACCATCTCCCTGAAGGGAACCATCTCGATCTCAATTTCGTCGGCATACTTTTGGACAAGATTTTGCGCATCGTATGGACCATAAAAAGGCCTACCGGCTGTGTCTTTTCCTGGTCCGGCATGATCTCGTCCTACAATGAAGTGTGTGCACCCGTAATTCTTGCGAATCATTGCATGCCAAAGCGCTTCGCGGGGCCCTGCCATACGCATTGCGAGTGGAAGAAGCGACAACATCGTGGTCTGTTCTGGAAAACGCTTTAACACTGCCTCGTAGCACCTCACTCGGCAAAAATGGTCAATGTCGCCAGGCTTTGTCATGCCAACGACTGGATGGATTAGTAAATTAGCGTTGGCTTTTGCTGCAGCTCGCTGGGTCAATGCAACGTGCGCTCGGTGCATGGGATTGCGTGTTTGAAAGGCCACAATACGCTTCCAGCCGCGTTCAGCAAACATGGCTTTTAAAGCATCTGGCGAATGTCGATGCTCTACGAAATCATAATGGCGAATTGGCTTTAACGCTTTGAGCTTCCCGCCAACATAGATTGGAAATGACTGATGGAACAGATAATGGACACCAGGATGCGTTTTATCAATTGTGCCGTACACTGCTTCCGCTTCATGTTTGAGCTCCGGTTGCCAAACATCTGATACTTGGAGCTCTGCCACTGGAATCCCTTCGCCATCTTTGAGAATCATAATGTCACCACATTCCGGCGCAACATCCTCAGAGACGTCAAGCACAATTGGGATTGGCCAGAGCGCACCAGTGGCCAGCCTCATCTCATTCAATATGCTTTCATAGTCCTGCTGGCCGACGAATCCGTCTAACGGTGAGAAACCACCATTAAGAATCAGTTCTACGTCGCACAATTGACGTTTAGTTAGGGTCCACTCAATCTTTTTCATGATTTAGCTCATTGAATTTATCGAATAACGCAAAAAAATCTTCTTCTCGACAAAATGACAGCTCACCGGATGGCACACTCGCAAGAATCTCTTGGGCCAACCTTTTACCTTCCTCAACGCCAGGTTGAGTGAAGGGATCAAGCCCCCATATCGCTGCCAATAACAACGTTCGATATTCCATGAAGGCCATTAAGGTGCCGAGCGCTTTTGGGGAGTACTCCTTTAAGAAAAACA
The Gammaproteobacteria bacterium DNA segment above includes these coding regions:
- the hutG gene encoding N-formylglutamate deformylase; the encoded protein is MSQIYELILGSNPVLISMPHDGFQIPESIASHMTEEGRSSRDTDWYVSRLYQFAQYLGCYMIRPFYSRYVIDLNRPVDDAPLYPGMDTTGLVPLDSFRKKPLYLPNQEPDAAERQARINAYWQPYHQALSDTLAEIRSKFGVAVLFEAHSIASEVPRFFEGRLPDLNFGNNDGQSCERSLLTAIASVPTSEFSTVFNGRFKGGYITRHYGKPEQNIHAVQLELSWRTYLDESEIQWNGHKAKRVQPILEAVIGKVIEWANNKAR
- a CDS encoding SDR family NAD(P)-dependent oxidoreductase, with product MQELLALVVEQSRGWFPETRRASVSVPGRVLITGAAGSIGCLLARSLCKVGLEVVALDWDEQRLYRLTQTLEGIEPVLADVHSTERWRAYLEGCQWVIHCAAYKDVPFLESQPAAAWRNNVISTEKLLNACAQHGVPNILHISTDKSVEPVSWLGLSKWASEQLVVEYMRATEANVAVLRLCNVLASRGSVLRLWAENPGQCVITDPNARRWYVHPDVVASTVLSWVAQPQKGILLSPTAVERSVGALWQFFQDCCRQLNIQAKHVALQKLRQGEKLSERLHWAFESPIRIGHFDVITPWVSEPVPAEVYPEKDEVQSCIQRWRRRNESDL
- a CDS encoding bifunctional sulfate adenylyltransferase/adenylylsulfate kinase, yielding MKKIEWTLTKRQLCDVELILNGGFSPLDGFVGQQDYESILNEMRLATGALWPIPIVLDVSEDVAPECGDIMILKDGEGIPVAELQVSDVWQPELKHEAEAVYGTIDKTHPGVHYLFHQSFPIYVGGKLKALKPIRHYDFVEHRHSPDALKAMFAERGWKRIVAFQTRNPMHRAHVALTQRAAAKANANLLIHPVVGMTKPGDIDHFCRVRCYEAVLKRFPEQTTMLSLLPLAMRMAGPREALWHAMIRKNYGCTHFIVGRDHAGPGKDTAGRPFYGPYDAQNLVQKYADEIEIEMVPFREMVYVSSRAEYRPVDEVTEDDQIESISGTEFRRRLQNDLPIPEWFSYPEVVKELRRTIRPRARQGYTVFFTGLSGAGKSTLANALMQKLLEIGGRSVTLLDGDIVRQNLSSELGFSKAHRDLNIRRIGFVAAEITKAGGVAICAPIAPYRETRRAVRKMVSEYGGFVEVYVSTPLEVCEARDPKGLYAKARAGLIKQFTGIDDPYEAPESPELSIDTSQETVLESVQRIILHLESEGYISA